A section of the Ictalurus punctatus breed USDA103 chromosome 8, Coco_2.0, whole genome shotgun sequence genome encodes:
- the mtmr7a gene encoding myotubularin-related protein 7a isoform X2, which yields MEHIRLPKVEKVQLVDRGCSHRARVGTLYLTAFHTVFVDNEAEDLSELWVLHSLVCNIKKQSSPALGHSLLIQCKNSQLIQLIIPQESDCNDVFMSLLRLSRPERYEELYCFSFKTNFNKAERDENWDFIDMKAEYSRMGVPNKLWHVTSINREYRVCDTYPADLFVPKSATLPVIIGSSKFRSKGRFPTLSYYCKETQAAICRSSQPLSGFSARCLEDEQMLEAIMKSNPSSRFMYVVDTRPKLNAMANRATGKGYENEDNYTNIKFQFIGIENIHVMRNSQQKLIEVSDLCSSSMGEFLLGLENSDWLKHIRSILAAGIFVARAVAEKGISILIHCSDGWDRTAQVCSIASVLLDPYYRTLKGFMVLIEKDWVSFGHKFSHRYSHLNGDPKEVSPVIDQFLECVWQLMEQFPCAFEYNERFLISIHNHINSCQYGNFICNSEKERKLLCIREKTHSVWPHLWKNKLDCMNPLFRPDHSQTQGVLHPITNPYCFNSRDLPIFFPSLGRQY from the exons GTGCTGCATAGTCTGGTGTGTAATATTAAGAAACAAAGCAGTCCTGCTCTGGGACACTCACTTCTCATTCAATGTAAGAACTCTCAGCTTATTCAACTCATCATCCCACAAGAGAGCGACTGCAATGATGTTTTTATGTCACTCTTACGACTCTCCAGGCCAG AGCGATACGAGGAgctttattgtttttctttcaagACAAATTTCAACAAGGCCGAAAGGGATGAAAATTGGGACTTTATAGACATGAAGGCTGAATATAGTCGCATGGGAGTGCCAAATAAACTCTGGCATGTCACCTCTATCAACCGAGAATACAGG GTATGTGACACTTACCCCGCTGACCTGTTCGTACCTAAATCAGCCACGCTCCCTGTCATCATAGGGAGCTCCAAGTTTCGCAGCAAGGGCCGATTTCCTACGTTGTCATACTACTGCAAAGAAACTCAA GCAGCTATATGTCGCAGCAGCCAGCCTCTTTCAGGCTTCAGTGCCCGCTGCTTAGAAGACGAACAGATGCTAGAGGCCATTATGAAGTCCAACCCGAGCAGCCGATTCATGTATGTTGTGGACACCAGACCCAAG CTAAACGCAATGGCAAACCGGGCTACAGGAAAGGGCTATGAAAACGAGGATAACTACACCAATATAAAGTTTCAGTTCATCGGCATTGAAAATATCCATGTGATGAGGAACAGTCAGCAGAAACTGATCGAAG TGTCTGATCTTTGTTCCTCATCCATGGGGGAATTCCTTTTAGGCCTGGAAAATTCAGACTGGTTAAAACACATCAGATCAATATTGGCAGCTGGAATCTTTGTTGCCAGG GCTGTGGCAGAGAaaggcatcagcatcttgatcCACTGCTCGGATGGTTGGGATCGAACAGCTCAAGTGTGCTCCATAGCCAGTGTGCTTCTTGACCCTTACTACAGGACTCTTAAGGGATTCATG GTGTTGATTGAAAAAGACTGGGTTTCATTTGGACACAAGTTTTCTCATAG GTACAGCCACTTAAACGGAGACCCCAAAGAAGTGTCTCCTGTTATTGACCAGTTCTTAGAGTGTGTGTGGCAGCTTATGGAGCAGTTTCCCTGTGCCTTCGAATACAACGAGAGATTCCTCATCAGCATCCACAATCACATTAATTCATGTCAGTATGGCAACTTCATTTGCAACagtgaaaaagagaggaaaCTTCTATg TATTAGAGAGAAGACTCACTCCGTCTGGCCTCATTTGTGGAAGAATAAACTGGACTGCATGAACCCTCTGTTCAGACCAGACCACAGTCAGACCCAAGGAGTTCTACATCCCATTACTAACCCCTACTGTTTCAA TTCTAGAGACCTgcccattttttttccttcactgggCAGACAGTATTGA
- the mtmr7a gene encoding myotubularin-related protein 7a isoform X1 → MEHIRLPKVEKVQLVDRGCSHRARVGTLYLTAFHTVFVDNEAEDLSELWVLHSLVCNIKKQSSPALGHSLLIQCKNSQLIQLIIPQESDCNDVFMSLLRLSRPERYEELYCFSFKTNFNKAERDENWDFIDMKAEYSRMGVPNKLWHVTSINREYRVCDTYPADLFVPKSATLPVIIGSSKFRSKGRFPTLSYYCKETQAAICRSSQPLSGFSARCLEDEQMLEAIMKSNPSSRFMYVVDTRPKLNAMANRATGKGYENEDNYTNIKFQFIGIENIHVMRNSQQKLIEVSDLCSSSMGEFLLGLENSDWLKHIRSILAAGIFVARAVAEKGISILIHCSDGWDRTAQVCSIASVLLDPYYRTLKGFMVLIEKDWVSFGHKFSHRYSHLNGDPKEVSPVIDQFLECVWQLMEQFPCAFEYNERFLISIHNHINSCQYGNFICNSEKERKLLCIREKTHSVWPHLWKNKLDCMNPLFRPDHSQTQGVLHPITNPYCFKFWRGLYNQFDRGLHPRQSALESLVAVKEETQQLEEVLVICEQKLAALAKEPLKGLSVKNHVPMYMGLANIPQDHNGRFFGTGPKVLSLFGDTPKSYGRESGEAHFKCHSSTNGNAFPNKDEVKDPDFNTA, encoded by the exons GTGCTGCATAGTCTGGTGTGTAATATTAAGAAACAAAGCAGTCCTGCTCTGGGACACTCACTTCTCATTCAATGTAAGAACTCTCAGCTTATTCAACTCATCATCCCACAAGAGAGCGACTGCAATGATGTTTTTATGTCACTCTTACGACTCTCCAGGCCAG AGCGATACGAGGAgctttattgtttttctttcaagACAAATTTCAACAAGGCCGAAAGGGATGAAAATTGGGACTTTATAGACATGAAGGCTGAATATAGTCGCATGGGAGTGCCAAATAAACTCTGGCATGTCACCTCTATCAACCGAGAATACAGG GTATGTGACACTTACCCCGCTGACCTGTTCGTACCTAAATCAGCCACGCTCCCTGTCATCATAGGGAGCTCCAAGTTTCGCAGCAAGGGCCGATTTCCTACGTTGTCATACTACTGCAAAGAAACTCAA GCAGCTATATGTCGCAGCAGCCAGCCTCTTTCAGGCTTCAGTGCCCGCTGCTTAGAAGACGAACAGATGCTAGAGGCCATTATGAAGTCCAACCCGAGCAGCCGATTCATGTATGTTGTGGACACCAGACCCAAG CTAAACGCAATGGCAAACCGGGCTACAGGAAAGGGCTATGAAAACGAGGATAACTACACCAATATAAAGTTTCAGTTCATCGGCATTGAAAATATCCATGTGATGAGGAACAGTCAGCAGAAACTGATCGAAG TGTCTGATCTTTGTTCCTCATCCATGGGGGAATTCCTTTTAGGCCTGGAAAATTCAGACTGGTTAAAACACATCAGATCAATATTGGCAGCTGGAATCTTTGTTGCCAGG GCTGTGGCAGAGAaaggcatcagcatcttgatcCACTGCTCGGATGGTTGGGATCGAACAGCTCAAGTGTGCTCCATAGCCAGTGTGCTTCTTGACCCTTACTACAGGACTCTTAAGGGATTCATG GTGTTGATTGAAAAAGACTGGGTTTCATTTGGACACAAGTTTTCTCATAG GTACAGCCACTTAAACGGAGACCCCAAAGAAGTGTCTCCTGTTATTGACCAGTTCTTAGAGTGTGTGTGGCAGCTTATGGAGCAGTTTCCCTGTGCCTTCGAATACAACGAGAGATTCCTCATCAGCATCCACAATCACATTAATTCATGTCAGTATGGCAACTTCATTTGCAACagtgaaaaagagaggaaaCTTCTATg TATTAGAGAGAAGACTCACTCCGTCTGGCCTCATTTGTGGAAGAATAAACTGGACTGCATGAACCCTCTGTTCAGACCAGACCACAGTCAGACCCAAGGAGTTCTACATCCCATTACTAACCCCTACTGTTTCAA GTTCTGGAGGGGTTTGTACAATCAGTTTGACCGAGGCTTGCACCCACGTCAGTCTGCGCTCGAGAGCCTAGTGGCTGTGAAAGAGGAAACTCAACAGCTAGAAGAAGTTCTGGTCATTTGTGAGCAG AAACTGGCTGCACTGGCTAAGGAGCCATTGAAAGGCCTCAGTGTGAAAAATCATGTGCCAATGTACATGGGCCTAGCCAACATACCTCAGGACCACAATGGAAGATTTTTTGGCACTGGCCCTAAAGTTCTCAGCCTGTTCGGAGATACACCAAAAAGCTATGGCAGGGAGTCAGGAGAAGCACACTTCAAGTGTCATTCCTCAACCAATGGCAACGCATTTCCAAATAAAGATGAAGTCAAAGATCCTGACTTTAATACTGCCTAA
- the cnot7 gene encoding CCR4-NOT transcription complex subunit 7 isoform X1 codes for MPAATVDYSQKICEVWASNLDEELKRIRQVIRKYNYIAMDTEFPGVVARPIGEFRSNADYQYQLLRCNVDLLKIIQLGLTFMNELGEYPPGTSTWQFNFRFNLTEDMYAQDSIELLTTSGLQFKKHEEEGIETLYFAELLMTSGVVLCEGVKWLSFHSGYDFGYLIKILSNSKLPEEEVDFFEILRLFFPIIYDVKYLMKSCKNLKGGLQEVAEQLDLERIGPQHQAGSDSLLTGMAFFKMREMFFEDHIDDAKYCGHLYGLGSGSSYVQNGTGNAYEEEANKQQS; via the exons ATGCCCGCAGCCACTGTGGATTATAGCCAAAAAATATGTGAGGTGTGGGCTAGTAACCTGGATGAAGAGCTGAAAAGGATTCGGCAGGTGATCCGAAAATACAACTACATCGCGATG gACACAGAGTTTCCGGGTGTGGTTGCTAGACCGATCGGAGAGTTCAGAAGTAATGCAGACTACCAGTATCAGCTCCTACGGTGTAATGTTGATTTGTTGAAGATTATCCAGCTTGGCCTTACCTTCATGAATGAACTGGGTGAATATCCACCAGGAACTTCAACATGGCAGTTCAACTTCAGATTTAACCTCAC ggAAGATATGTATGCACAGGATTCAATTGAGCTACTGACTACATCAGGTCTCCAATTCAAAAAGCATGAAGAAGAAGGCATTGAGACACTGTATTTTGCAGAGCTCCTCATGACTTCAGGTGTGGTGCTCTGTGAAGGGGTCAAGTGGCTGTCGTTCCATAG TGGCTATGACTTTGGATACTTGATCAAAATCTTGTCCAACTCAAAGCTGCCAGAGGAAGAAGTTGACTTCTTTGAGATTCTTCGTTTATTTTTCCCCATTATCTATGATGTGAAATACCTCATGAAGAGCTGTAAAAACCTGAAG GGTGGCCTGCAGGAGGTAGCTGAGCAGCTGGATCTGGAGAGGATTGGGCCTCAGCATCAGGCAGGCTCAGACTCTCTCCTCACAGGAATGGCATTCTTTAAGATGAGAGAG ATGTTTTTTGAGGATCATATCGATGATGCAAAGTACTGTGGTCATTTGTATGGACTGGGCTCTGGTTCATCCTACGTCCAGAACGGCACCGGCAACGCCTATGAAGAGGAAGCCAACAAGCAGCAGTCATGA
- the cnot7 gene encoding CCR4-NOT transcription complex subunit 7 isoform X2 yields MYAQDSIELLTTSGLQFKKHEEEGIETLYFAELLMTSGVVLCEGVKWLSFHSGYDFGYLIKILSNSKLPEEEVDFFEILRLFFPIIYDVKYLMKSCKNLKGGLQEVAEQLDLERIGPQHQAGSDSLLTGMAFFKMREMFFEDHIDDAKYCGHLYGLGSGSSYVQNGTGNAYEEEANKQQS; encoded by the exons ATGTATGCACAGGATTCAATTGAGCTACTGACTACATCAGGTCTCCAATTCAAAAAGCATGAAGAAGAAGGCATTGAGACACTGTATTTTGCAGAGCTCCTCATGACTTCAGGTGTGGTGCTCTGTGAAGGGGTCAAGTGGCTGTCGTTCCATAG TGGCTATGACTTTGGATACTTGATCAAAATCTTGTCCAACTCAAAGCTGCCAGAGGAAGAAGTTGACTTCTTTGAGATTCTTCGTTTATTTTTCCCCATTATCTATGATGTGAAATACCTCATGAAGAGCTGTAAAAACCTGAAG GGTGGCCTGCAGGAGGTAGCTGAGCAGCTGGATCTGGAGAGGATTGGGCCTCAGCATCAGGCAGGCTCAGACTCTCTCCTCACAGGAATGGCATTCTTTAAGATGAGAGAG ATGTTTTTTGAGGATCATATCGATGATGCAAAGTACTGTGGTCATTTGTATGGACTGGGCTCTGGTTCATCCTACGTCCAGAACGGCACCGGCAACGCCTATGAAGAGGAAGCCAACAAGCAGCAGTCATGA